In Panulirus ornatus isolate Po-2019 chromosome 9, ASM3632096v1, whole genome shotgun sequence, one genomic interval encodes:
- the LOC139750439 gene encoding monocarboxylate transporter 14-like encodes MSPSGANPSVDKPSEAQLLDRETGRDQSEGGLRADSEGGLRADSESGLRADSEGERQLEKDEEQQQQQQQEEEKQEARQEPAPPDGGWGWAVAGGVFLIALVVPMLSPSFGILFSSQLLDWHTSSTAVAVIFNAFMVVWKLTGVVVGALSREFGFRRVAMMGTLLTSVCLTLSAFATSPELLFIFFSLGCGLGTGLSCVGYLILAQYFRRRRGLANTCLMAGAALGYFLSPLLIRVLQVEYGCRGATIIIGAIVLHGFVGATFFHPVEWHMRHPRVRKPTGDLEVVSSLLPQTKVRESSCACTITRLEEHSWSAMAEDQTRFQPIPGCQQTMQYPQTLENSTKSFQSRSDQHLACRTPAASLAHACSSDIRTSSPFSERGTCSYTLWSTIKRVFRAILKDMRILKHPSSLIIALGSTFIVNGEASFIVMVPFAIQAEGHSLQTAAWCTSVAGICSFLTRLCVSALSDFPWFNMRLSYMAGIATMAISVIAFTLQTDVAWQAGMVGVWGCAVGVFYGLNNLLMTRIVSLRNLTSMYGAKNLMGALGFFSIGPLIGVIRDVSGSYAISMWVLSGIILTSFILWLFMPSAQAYDQRRRAKEAQTRDSFRAS; translated from the exons ATGAGTCCCAGTGGAGCTAACCCGTCAGTAGACAAGCCCAGTGAGGCGCAACTCCTCGACCGGGAAACAGGGCGAGACCAGAGTGAGGGTGGACTGAGGGCCGATAGTGAGGGTGGGCTGAGGGCCGATAGTGAGAGTGGGCTGAGGGCCGATAGTGAGGGAGAGCGCCAGCTGGAGAAGGATGaggagcaacagcaacaacagcagcaggaggaggagaagcaagaaGCGCGGCAGGAACCTGCGCCTCCTGATGGTGGCTGGGGTTGGGCGGTGGCCGGTGGAGTCTTCCTTATAGCG ctggtggtgccGATGCTGTCTCCCTCCTTTGGCATTCTGTTCTCCAGTCAACTGCTGGACTGGCACACTTCCTCCACCGCCGTCGCCGTCATCTTCAACGCCTTCATGGTCGTGTGGAAGTTGACGGGCGTCGTCGTGGGTGCCCTATCGCGGGAATTCGGGTTCCGGCGGGTGGCCATGATGGGGACGCTGCTCACCTCCGTCTGCCTCACCCTTAGCGCCTTCGCCACCTCACCCGAGCTCCTGTTCATCTTCTTCTCCCTCGGCTGTG GTCTGGGCACTGGTCTCTCCTGCGTGGGCTACCTGATCCTCGCGCAGTACTTCAGGAGGCGCCGTGGGCTGGCCAACACGTGCTTGATGGCGGGGGCGGCGCTCGGCTACTTCCTGAGCCCTTTGCTTATCCGTGTTCTGCAGGTCGAGTACGGCTGCAGgggcgccaccatcatcatcggcGCCATCGTTCTTCACGGCTTCGTCGGCGCCACCTTCTTCCACCCGGTGGAGTGGCACATGAGGCACCCTCGAGTGAGGAAACCCACAGGCGACCTTGAAGTTGTCTCTTCGCTCCTGCCGCAGACGAAGGTCAGGGAGAGCAGCTGTGCTTGTACCATTACACGGCTGGAGGAGCACTCGTGGTCAGCGATGGCCGAGGACCAGACGCGTTTCCAGCCAATACCCGGCTGTCAGCAGACGATGCAGTATCCACAGACTTTGGAAAATTCTACTAAATCATTTCAGTCCAGGTCTGACCAACACCTGGCCTGTAGGacacctgctgcctccctggCTCATGCCTGCAGTAGTGACATAAGGACATCCTCACCTTTTTCGGAGAGAGGGACATGTTCTTACACCTTGTGGTCCACCATAAAACGAGTCTTTCGCGCCATCTTGAAGGACATGCGAATACTGAAGCATCCCTCTTCCTTGATAATCGCACTAGGCTCAACTTTTATCGTTAATGGAGAAGCAAGTTTCATAGTGATGGTGCCGTTCGCCATACAGGCGGAGGGACACTCCCTGCAGACTGCCGCTTGGTGCACCTCGGTGGCGGGTATCTGCAGCTTCCTCACCAGGCTGTGTGTGTCCGCTCTCTCTGACTTCCCGTGGTTCAACATGCGGCTCTCCTACATGGCCGGCATCGCTACCATGGCCATATCAGTCATAG CGTTCACCCTGCAGACGGATGTGGCGTGGCAGGCGGGCATGGTGGGCGTGTGGGGGTGCGCCGTGGGCGTGTTCTACGGCCTCAACAACCTCCTCATGACAAGGATCGTTAGCCTCCGCAACCTCACCTCCATGTACGGCGCCAAGAACCTTATGGGAGCGCTCGGCTTCTTCTCAATTGGTCCTCTCATTG GTGTGATCCGTGACGTGAGTGGCAGCTACGCCATCAGTATGTGGGTGTTGTCCGGCATCATCCTCACCAGCTTCATCCTGTGGCTCTTCATGCCCTCCGCCCAGGCCTACGACCAGCGCAGGAGAGCCAAGGAAGCCCAGACGAGAGATAGTTTCCGTGCATCTTAA